The Chitinophaga sp. Cy-1792 genome contains the following window.
GCTGACATGATAACAATGTAAGAAGTTTTGTAAAACGATTAACATGAACTCATTTATTGTCCGCACCCGCTCTGTCTTCAGCCTGATAAAGGTAGCCATGACCGGGAAGGAAAAAAATTTCACTACCATTAGCGTAGCCCGAGCTGCATTTCTGTTGTCGCTTCCTGCGATGATAGAGTTACTGATCGAGTCTTTGTTTGTAGTAATAGACCTGTTATATGTGAGCCGGCTAGGCGATAATGCTATCAATGTAGCCGGCATGACAGGCTCCATTATCCTTGTAGTTTACGCGATCCCTGTTGGACTTAATATTGCTGCCAGTTCTCTCATCGCCAGGCGTATAGGGGAGAAAAAGCCGCGTACTGCAGGTTTAACTGCGGTGCAATCAATATATACCGGTGTAGCGGCAGCTATTCTTTTCAGTGTGCTGGCGATTACCTTCAGTAAGTCCATACTGCATGCCTTAGGTGCTACCGGCCAGATGGTACAGGAAGGGCAACAGTATATGCAGATCCGGTTTGGCTGTATCATTTTCCTGATGCTGCGGGTATTGCTGAATGGCATCTTCCGTGGTGCCGGCGATGCTGCAATGGCTATGCGCACGTTTATCCTGGCATTTTTACTAAATGCCTTGCTGGGCGGTATTTTTATTTTTGGATTTGGTCCTGTTCCTGCGTTGGGACTTACCGGCGCGGCCATTGCCAACGGCATCGCCAATATGCTGGCAGTAAGTTATCAATTCTATTACTTCCGTCAGAAAAAAACGGCCCTGATCATTGGACGGTCACAGTTGAACGTAGTTCCTTCCGTTATGAAAAAGCTTTGGAAGCTTGGCGCTGTTGGTACTTTACAATATCTGATACCAGCCTCCAGCTGGTTGCTGATGATTACCATTGTAGCACAGTTGGGAAAGGAGGTGCTCACCGGATACATCATTGCCGACCGTATTATCGTATACGCTACGTTGCCAGCCTGGGGGATTGCCAATGCCGCGGGTGTATTAACAGGGCAAAACCTTGGCGCCGGAAAACCAGAAAGAGCCGAGCAGTCCGTATGGAAAACCGGCCTGTTCAACATGTATTTCCTTGGGATTATTGCCTGCTTACTGTTACTGTTTACCGGACCTATTGTTGGCATATTTACCAGTGATCCCGGTGTAAAAATAAATGCCATGCTTTATTTACAGTGTATGGCCGTTGCATTTTTCTTCTTCGGGTATACGATGGTTATCTCCCGGTCACTCAACGCTGCTGGTTATATGAGCGTGGTCACCTGGATGTATATCCTTATGTTTTATATCATACAATTACCGCTGGCATATGGACTCGGCATCGGCCTGAAAATGGGTTCCAAAGGCATCTTTGGTGCTATCCTCTTATCTGAAATTGTGCTGGCAACCGGTTGCATAATCATCTTTAGAAAAGGTAAATGGAAAAATATCCGGATTTAAAATGCCTGTTATGACAGATATACTGCTAATCTTAAAAAAGCTTGTGCTCGGCCTGTTACTGATAGCTGTACCGTTCCTCATATTCTTTCTGGGGTTCTGGCTGATCACTCATTTTGGATAAAAATTCATGTATGAAAATTGAAAAAAACGTCGCAAAGAAATTGATCAGAGATGGAATAATTTCCCTCTTCATTTATGCGCTTCCGGTATTGCTGATGTTTCTCTGGTTCTATGTGAAAGGAGAGCATCCCTGGAAAGAACAACACAAGGAATTACAAATTAAATCAGGTAAATAATAATATATACAATGATCAGATATATTGAGCTGGTATTTCAGCACCTGAATGGCTGGGGCCTTCCGCTGTTACTACTTATGGTTGGCTGTATTGAATTTTTTTTCGGACTGTATAATAAAGAGGCAGACAGGAACGAGTTTATGCTGGACCTGTTGAGTTTTGCCGTCCCCAAACTCATTTTCCCTCCGGTACTGGCTTATTTCAGTCTGAAGTTACTACCTGTATTATTGCCAGGGTTACAGCATACGCTCTCCTGGATTCCCTTTGTCTGGGGAGCACTGATCATCGCCATAGCAGATGACCTGACACAATACTGGAATCACCGGTTGCACCACCAGGTGCCGGCATTGTGGCGTTTCCACCGCACCCATCATTCTGCGCCGTATATGGGAGTAGCTGTATACTTCAGGAATAACCTCCTGCATGTTTTACTATTCTCACAGGTATACCTTGTAGTGATGCTGGTATATCTTGGTCTGGGGTATCCCGCGCTTTTTGTGGCCGGCATGAAAGCGATAATCGTATCGGCCGCCCATTCCAGTATTCCCTGGGACAAACCTCTTTACCGGATCAAATGGTTACATCCTGTAGCCTGGGTACTTGAGCGTTTCATCTCCACTCCTGCCACTCACCATGCACACCACGCTGTTACGTCTAACGATGGTATAGGTTACTATAAAGGTAATTTCGGTAACATGTTCTTTATATGGGACGTAATTTTCGGAACTGGCCTGATTACCCGAAAATATCCATCTGCATATGGCATTTCGCATTATGAAAAGGATGAATGGTATGCGCAGTTTCTCTGGCCATTTGTAAAATCACGTATTCCGGACAGCGAACTTTCAGCCAGGGGGCCGATGGTGCGTATGGATGATGAGGAATAAATTATGGGGCCAGGCAACCAATAACTGTTTTTCCTGTTATACATCGTCATATAACTTTTATCATTTACAAGGAAAAACAATTTTTACCACGATGAAAAATTTCTTAATTGCTACTGTAACCTTATTCATACTGGGGGTGCTGCCTGCCTGCAATATTGGCTCTCCGGGTGCGGTTAGTATCAGGTATCAGAAAATGGCGGTATTCAGTTCGCTGGAGGGAGCATTACTAAAAAACGGCAACAATATCCAGGACACGGCATTTACCAACCAGGGATGCTGTTATTATGTTTACCGTATACTGGAAATAGAGAATAACCAACCCGGTGCTACTGATTTTACATTTTTTGTTCACCAGCTGAAAGATACCCAGGCAGAGAAATTTGTACTGATCAATACCAATAACCTGACAGACAGCAGTAATATTCCATATCTTCCCCACCCGCTGCAATCAGATACTATTGCCTATCATAAATTTCTTTTTAAGCCGGAATTCCTGATTTCTGCCGGCCAGCAACTTACCCTGAAACATCATAATGATTTTATCGTTTTTATTAAGTCAGATAAACCGGACCTTACCAACACTGCAACCTTAGCCTATGGGCCAGAATTGCTGAAGTCCGGGAAACCGAGACAAATAAATCTTATATCAACCGACGAAGAAGATGCGAGAGTGGGAGTCAAACTTCCAATGGACCTTTCAGCAGGTACAGCCAGCAACTCCGCACTGGACGACTTGCTGAAGAAGTAGATGTAAGGTTTTTATCAGAATAGACCGAAGTATATCAAACCGGCGACCCGGAAAAAACCGGAAATATTAGTAGATAAAAAAAGTCGACTCTTTCGTGAGTCGACTTTTTTATTTTTGGTGACCGCGTCAGGATTCAAACCTGAAACCTTCTGATCCGTAGTCAGATGCTCTATTCAGTTGAGCTACGCAGCCGTTTCCCGTGTTGGGATTGCAAAAGTAGGAATTATTTTGTTTCTAACAAATTTATTTTCAATTTTTTATGTGATTTATAAATATAAAAGATTTTATGCAGATGATTTTATGATCATTTATTGAATGCCGGGTTACTGCATACGGCGGTAACCCAGGCATTTTCCAACATTTTAGAGATCAAATTTTATACCCTGCGCCAGTGGTAGCTGTGTACCATAGTTGATGGTATTTGTTTGCCGGCGCATGTAGTTTTTCCAGGCATCGCTGCCACTTTCCCGGCCGCCCCCAGTTTCCTTTTCACCGCCGAATGCACCCCCGATTTCAGCCCCGGAAGTGCCAATATTAACATTGGCAATACCACAGTCGCTGCCGGCGGCAGAGAGGAACAACTCCGCTTCGCGGAGGTTCATCGTCATAATGGCGGAGGAAAGCCCCTGTGGTACGCTGTTTTGTATAGCGATCGCCTCTTCGGGAGTGCTGTACTTCATCAGGTAAAGAATAGGTGCAAAAGTTTCCGTTTGCACGATGGCATCATCTGGCTGAACTTCCGCAATGCAAGGCTTTACATAACAGCCGCTCTCAAAGCCGTCGCCATGCAGCACGCCACCAGGTACCACAAAGTTTCCTCCTTGTGCCTTACAAGCCGCAATGGCAGACAAATAAGCATTTACCGCATCATTATCAATCAATGGCCCCACATGATTTGTTTCATCCAGTGGATTACCGATGCGAAGCTGCCCATAGGCTTTCACCAGTTTTTCCCTGAAACTGTCGTACACAGATTCGTGGATAATCAATCGGCGCGTGGTGGTGCACCGCTGTCCGGCAGTACCTACGGCGCCAAAGAGGCTACCGATCAGCGCCATATCAAGGTCGGCATGTTGTGAAATGATAATCGCGTTGTTACCACCCAGTTCGAGGAGGCAGCGCCCCAGTCTGGCCGCCACTGTAGTTGCAACCGCCTTCCCCATGCGTGTGGAGCCGGTGGCCGACAGCAGCGGTACCCGTGGGTCCGCAGCCAGCAGCGCTCCTGTTTCGCGGCCGCCATTAACGATACATAATACTCCTTCCGGAACATTATTGTGTTTCAATACATCCGCGATGATATGCTGACAGGCAATTGCAGACAAAGGTGTTTTTTCGCTGGGCTTCCAGATACACACATCTCCGCAAACCATGGCCAACATAGCGTTCCAACTCCATACCGCTACCGGAAAGTTAAATGCGGAGATGATACCCACGATTCCCAGCGGATGCCATTGTTCATACATTCTGTGCCCGGGACGCTCGCTGTGCATACTTAATCCGTACAATTGTCTGCTCAATCCTACCGCAAAATCACATATGTCGATCATCTCCTGTACCTCACCTAAACCTTCCTGCAGACTCTTACCCATTTCGTAACTCACCAGGCTACCCAGTGCCTGTTTCTTTTCACGCAAGGCGGCACCTATCTGACGAACGATATCCCCTCTGCGTGGTGCCGGCACGAGACGCCATTGTTCAAATGCCCTGGTGGCTGTGGCTACCACCTGTTCATATTCTGGCACACCTGCCATGCCCACCAGACCAATCTGGCGGCCATCTACCGGCGACCAGGAAGTAATATTCCCTTCACTGCCCTGCATCCATTCAATGCCGGTGCTCACGCCGGGGTTTATTGTCTTTATACCCAGTTCTTCTAAAAATTTCATTGCTACTTGTTGGTTTGTGATGAATACGTGCTTTCAAAAATCTTGTTGGCATTGGCTGCCTCAAAGCCATCCCGGCGATGTTCCCTTTTCACTGAAACCTGCGGCAGCTGCTGATATTCCGGCAGCAGCCTGCGCTCCGCAAACTCTACATATGAGCCGGAAATACGGTGAACAACGCCATCTGCGAAATTAGCTGCGATCATACCTGCTACCGTAGAACTCTGTAACAGCAAGCCGTCCGGACTCTTCTTAAATTTACCACCGGCATCATTGAGCTGTAGCCCGTGCTTCTCCAGAAACTGGTTGTATGCTTCAATATGGTTGTAGCCTTCTTTCAGATTATGTACACTGATCGTAAAATGGTTCAGGTAATAACGGTTGTAAATCGTCCAGGAAGCGTACTCGCTTTCCGCTGCCAGCGCGGAAAAGTCCGCATAGGTTGGCAGTCGCCATAAACCGCTGTGAAGGAACACATCTACTTGGTCAGGATTATCCAGATCCAATGTATCTACCGGATCAGCGGTTACTTCATCGGTATAGCTATGTATGATCTGCTGTGCTTTTTCAGATAAGTCACCTACACGCAACTCACTGATGAAAATACGTGGCAGTGCAGGATCCGGCGGTGCATACCAGTATGCATCGAGCTTCTTCTCTTCAAAATATAAATAATCTCTTTTCGTATAGCCGTGATAGATAAATATCTTTTCGAGCGACTGTATACCCAGGTGAGGCACACCAATGGTGCGAAAAGCGATATGATCGTTTTCTATTTCCTGTGCATCCTTTATCAGCCCATCTGCAATCATGGCTGATAACACACGGTTCACATCCGGCACACGCTCCCTATAGCGGCGCATCAATCCTTCCAGGATCAATTCCAGCTTATTCATGACAATGATTTATTAGAAATTAAGTTCAGTTAATACTTCATCCAGATGGCGCACCATATCTGATGCATTTTGTTTACTGAATACCATTGGAGGTTTTATTTTCAGTACGTTATATAGCGGCCCGTCGGTAGACAGCAGAAATCCTCTCTCCTTCATTTTCTCCACTACAGTATTAATTTCATCCACCGCAGGTTCCATGGTAGTGCGATCTTTCACCATTTCAGCACCAACAAATAATCCGAAGCCACGCACATCACTGATAATCGGATGTTGCTGCATGATGCCGCGAAGGCCTTCCATCAGGAAGTTGCCGGTTTCGAGCGCATGTTGCTGCATCTGTTCAGACTGGATCACCTGCAATACTGTTTTGCCGGTAACCATCGATACAGGGTTTGCACCGAAGGTGTTGAAGTATTCCATACCATTGTTGAAGGCATCAGCAATCTCCCTGGTTACAACAACAGCAGCCAGAGGATGACCATTGCCGATCGGCTTGCCCAGCACCACGATATCCGGCTGAACATTCTGCAATTCGAAGCCCCAGAATTTTTCTCCTACCCTGCCGAAGCCTACCTGCACTTCATCTGCAATGCAAAGGCCACCGGCGGCACGAATATGTTTGTATACATTTTCGAGGTAATGATCAGGCAGTGGAATTTGTCCACCTACGCCCAGTAAGGTTTCGCAGATGAATGCTGCTATTTTTCCCGGATTTTTTTCCAGTATCTGCTGTACATCGGCTGCATATTTTTCTCCTGCCAGTGGCTCATCGTAGCGGAATTCGCCGCGATAGAGATCTGGTGAAACTGCTTTATGGATATATGGCATTTGTCCGAATCCGCCCTTGCCGTCGAACTTATACGGGCTCATTTCCATGGCTACCGTAGAAGTGCCATGGTAGGCATGATCCAGCACCATCACCTCTTTGCGGCCTGTAAAATGACGACTCATACGTATCGCAAGATCATTGGCTTCACTACCGGAGTTGGTAAAATAAACGACTGCCAGATTGGAAGGCAAGGTTGCCAGCAGCTCTTTTGCATAATCTACGAGGTGATCGCTCAGGTAGCGGCTATTGGTATTGAGTGTAGCTATCTGGCGTTGCATGGCGCGTACTACCACCGGGTGACAGTGTCCTACATGGCTGGGGTTATTTACACAGTCGATGTAGGTATCTCCCTTATCATCATATAAATACTGTAATGCACCGCGCACGATCTTGAGCGGCTTACGGTAACTGATGCTGAGGTTTCGGCCGATGACAGCTTTGCGTTCCTCCAGCAGCTTACCGTAGTCGTCATTTTTATTGATCAGGGAAGGCATGCCACATGCATTGCGGAAGGTCTCGGCCGCGCGGAGCGGATTGATGCGGATAAGTGTCTGCAACAGTTCCCAGGCATCTTCTTCCGTAACAAAATGGTGGGTATTGGAAGAGCCCAGTGAGGCCTGGTAGGCAGACTGGGTAACGCTAATGCACATACGAGCTGCGATCAGGTAATAAATAAGATCTACTTCCTGTTCTGTTAGTGGAAAAGCTTCGTGGTAGCCCTGTATCACCCATGCGGCGGCCTGCAACGGGTCTTCTGCCTTAAACATCGCATAGGTACATGCAATAGCCACATTATTTACCAGGGCGGTATATACCATATCACCCAGGTCTATCAGTCCGCTGATTTTGCCATCCTGCACCAGCACATTGTAATCATTGGCATCGCCATGAATAGCGGCATGGCGTAGTTCCTGCAGTACCGGCACTACTTCCGTATCAAAAGCCAACAGGAAATATCCTGCCAGTCTGCGCTTTTCATGGTCATGAATATGCTGTAGCAGTTTATTGCAATCTGCCGCAGTGCTGATATCCCAGGTATAATGGCGGTGCAGCGCATCATGTTGAAATTCTTTCATGGCCTCATCCGTTTTACCCATGAAACGTCCAAGGTCCAGGTACAACGCTTTAGTTTTTACCGGCGCCTTGGCCCAGCAATCCCCTTCCAGCCAGGTAAGTACGCGGACGTAGTACTGTTTGCCGTCTTTAAATACAGGCGTGAGTTCCTGGCGGTTTTTATTCCGCAGTATCTGCTGGAATTTCCATGCTACATCGGTCACGGTAAGATGGTCCAGTATCCGCAATTGTGCGTCCAGGAAGGAATATTGCTTCTCCTCCCCTGTTATTTTGAGGATAAATTTCCGCCCGGAGGTATCAGTAATCTTGTAATTAAATTCATCGTAACCCTGGAGAGGGTCCACCTCTACTGCCAGCAGGTAATGTTTCTGTACCAGCTGTTTTACTTCGTTTGCTGTAAATTCCATGACGTTATTTATTTTTCAGTATCATTAACAAATGTGCTGCGGACCAGCTGAAATTTTTTGCATTCAGTCCTTTTCCTGTAACAGGATGATAGTTTTCACAGATGGGCCCGTTGGTAAGTAAGCCTGCTGCATTGTTCAGCAGTTGCTGTTCGAACATCCGAGCTTCTTTGACGTAACCATAGCGGCGTAGTCCCTGCGCACCATAGGCCACCTGGTCGAGCCATACCGGCCCTCTCCAGTACCCTTTCATCGGGTCGAAAGCCGGATGATCAGCTGCCAGCGTAGGCAGCGGAACTTTCGTATTAAACTTGCGCGGGTCTTTCATCTTCTTTAGTACCTGTGCTGCCTGCGCTTTGGTGGCCACACCTGTCCAGAGAGGAATCCAGCCTTCCGGGCCGTCTATTGTTACCAGGTTACCTGTTTTCGTTTGAAGATCATAGAAGAAACCGCGTCCGGCGTCATAAAATTTTGTGCGGATCAGGTTCGCCAGCAGGACTGCCTGTTGTGCATAGCGTGGCTTTTCACCTGCTACTGCCAGCAGCTTATCCAGGTATATTTTCTCGGCATATAAGTATGCATTGAGATCAACACTTTCCTGATTGAGCGACCATGCCTCATCATTGTTTTTCACCATGACGGCACTATCAAAACGGACGGCATTGTCCATACCACTTTCCCATGCCGCCGCGATGCGGGTGCCGTCAGTGGAGCCATACTCGCATAAACCATTCTGGTCATGGTCCCTGTTGGCATACCACCATTCGTGGTAGCGGATCAGTTTGGGCAGCATCTCTTTTACAAAAGCAGTATCGTGTGTTTGCCGGTACACTTCATAAACACCCCATCCTGCCAGTGGCGGCTTGGTATCACGCCAGTTGTTCTCCGACTTATCGGCATAAATGCAATCTGCCACCATACCATGTTCATCCTGATAATCGAACATGGAGCGGATGTTATCCTTCGCCAGCTCAGGATGGAAGGTAACAATGCCAACGGCCTGTTTCCAGCTATCCCAGCTCCATACGCCATAAAAGCCCTGGTAGTTGATGGATGGGAAAACACCGTCATGTAAGATATCTCCTGCACTGCTCCGCCAGTTGGTGATTAATGTTACCATGCATTTCACCGCCAACCGTTTTTCAGCGTCTGTAAGATGCGGAGCAGCGGAGATATAGCGCGACATATAGGTGTTCCAACGCTGGTTATTCGCTGTCAAAGACTGGTCAAAATCATAGGTAGCCGGCTTCCTGATAGCATCCGGATAATAGGCCTGTACCTGCGTTTGCTGATATTCTTTGCCTGCGGCTATTACAATTTCTTTGTTGACAGCACTGTAATTAAGACTATCAGCAGTTATTACTGTTCCTGCCGGAAATTGTACAACAAAACCTCCTGATTGCAGCGAAGACGACGCAGCATCTATCACTACATGCTTTCTGGACTGGCCATAGTAGCGGATATCCAGCTTTCTACCACCAGTACCTTTGTTGGTAATAGCCGTATGCAGCAATGCTTCTCTTCCGGAAACAAAAATCAATTGCAGCAGGATAACCAGCTGATTTATTTCCAGCTGCTGTTGAAGCATTCCGGGGAAATACCTTATATCAGCATGCGCTGCTGAAAGGTCCAGTGGCTGACCGTTTTCACTGATTGCCAACCTGGAAAATGCGCCCGACAGCCATTCTCCCTCCATACCCATTATCAGTGGACCGATAAAGGCACCATTGTCTTCTTTTCGTGCAGGCAAAGCATAGGCGTGCCATGCTCCCATATCACTGAAAACATTATCCAGGATACTTTTACCTGTAGGTGGTGTGGTTCGGAGGTCCAGCACATCAGCATATTTGCTGCGCTGTGCATTGGCCTGTTGCATTGTCAGGCCGAGTAGTAAAATCATCCATCTTCTCATAAGCACTTATTTTGTTGCAGGACGCAGTATAAATGAATAGCTATAATCCTGGTAAGGCAGCATAAACTCTGCATGTGGCGTAGCGCCCCAGCTGTTATCTCCTCCAACACCAGATTGTTTATAATCTATATTCCACCATACCAGGTCTTCATTGGTCATACTTCCACCATGATTATTTTCAGCTGCATCCCGGTCAAATTCCATACGGTCCATATTGAAATGCAGTACACCTGCAGAGAGCTGTGGTTCTCCTTTAGCAGTGAGGCCAATACCTTGTGCATTGGTGAGCGACATCCACCGGACACCTGTTCTGTAGCCACTTTCCTGTGCGCGCGGATAAGGATGAAATAACTGATCTGCCTTCATACGGTATAAGTCTACCGCGGCGGCAGTATGTCTGTCGGCATAGTTATCGAACGGTCCGCGACCCAACCAGGCAACATTATCATATTCACCGCGCAGGATGACACGCATGCCAAAACGAGGTAGTTCCGGTATAGTTTCTTTTCCTGTTTTCATCGCCACTTTCACCTGTACGGCGCCATCGCCGCTGATCGTATAAACCGCTGAATAAACAGCTTTCACCGCAGGGAATGAATGCCAGGTACGAACAGTTGCGGTATAGGGGTCATCCTGCGTAACACTCATAGAATCCAGATGAGCCGTATGAAGCACATCTTTCCATACCGCACAACGGATTTGCTGACTATTACCGATATCGTTATCTGTTGGCGCTCTCCAGAAATGTGGCTCCAGTGGCGATTGCATGATCGCCTGTTTCTTCCAGCTATAGGCAGTTAACCATCCTGTATTATTTTCAAAAGCTAATTCAAAATCATCACCGGAAACCTTTACCTGATCAGCATTCCGGAAGATGCTTATTTTCTGTGTAACAGGAGCATTTGCTGTTTCGTATATAGATGCAGGTAGTTCGAACTGTTCCCATGCCAGCAGATGACCGGCAGGTACTGCGGCAGTTTCGTTTTTGCTGCGCATTTCTATAGTCAGGAAATATTCCGTTCCTGGCTTTGCTTTCAGGACAGGCAACGACAATGCAATGTGCCTAGATGCATGTGGCGCTATAGATCCCGCTTCCAGCGGACCTTTTGCGATGGTTTCTCCATTGGAACGGATATACCATGAAAACGTATATTGATCGAGGTTAGTAAAGTCAAGTCTGTTGGTAATCACTACCTGGTCAGGTGATAATGGTACCGTTTCAAATGTGGCTGGCTGTATGACTTTCTTCAATTCATATGCCTGCGGATGTGGTGTTCTGTCAGCCGCAAACAATCCATCTGCGCAATAGCTGGTATCGCTGGTCAATCCTACCTGACCCATATCACGGCCATAGGCCCAGATATCACGGCCATTTTTATCTTTTTTCTTAAATGTCTGGTCAGAAAAATCCCAGATGAACCCGCCCTGCAATTGCTGATGACGGTAGATCAGGTCCCAGTATTCTTTCAGGTTACCGCCACCATTACCCATCATATGCGCATATTCACATTGAATAAACGGACGGTTGTTCCATCTCTTTACATACTCCAGCATAAAACTGGGAGATTTATACATCGGGCAAACGATATCTGTGTATTCATTTCTGCCGGCGGCTTCATACTGTACCGGACGTGTGCTGTCCTGCGCTTTCAGGTAGCGATAGGTAGCAATAAAGTTTTCGCCGAATTCACTTTCATTTCCCAGCGACCAGGTAATAATGGAACAATGATTTTTATCTGTTTCAAACATTCTGCGGGTACGATGCAGGTATGCATCTTTCCATTCAGGCTTGTCTGACAAGGTTTTCAACGGAGAGAAGGACATACCGTCGCATTCGATATTTGCTTCATCTACGATATATAAACCGTATTCATCGCATAGTGCGTACCATTCCGGACTATTGGGATAATGACTGCTACGCACTGCATTGATATTGTACTGCTTCATCAGTTTAATATCTGCCAGCATCCCTTCTCTGTTAATTACTTTGCCGGTGTACATGTTATGTTCATGGCGGTTTACGCCTTTGATCTTCACAGCCGCACCATTTACCAGCAGCAGCCCGTTGCGGATTTCCACTGTTCTGAAACCTGTACGGTGATTGATCACCTCTACCAGTTTACCGTTTTTATCATAGTAAGATATCAGCAAGTTGTAGAGATAAGGATTCTCGGCGTTCCATGATTTTACTTTTCCCACGGCAGCGCTGAAGTGATATTTATTGTTGCCGCTGAGTGCCTGTTGTTGTTTCCAGACAACGGAATTTTTGTCATCCAGTAATTTAGCCTGTACATAACCACCTTTTGCGGCGGTATTAAAGGCAACGTCCAGGCTGAGGGTACCATTGGTAAAGGTATTGTCCAGGCCGGCGTTTACGAAGAAGTCCTGTACAGCGGTTTTAGGCCGGGCGATGAGTTGTACACTGCGTTCGATGCCGCTTAGTTTCCACATATCCTGGCCTTCGAGGTAGGTGGCATCGCTGAAGCGGAATACCTGTACGGATACGGTATTTTGTCCTTTGCGCAGGAAGTGGGTAATATCAAATTCGGTAGCGGTTTTACTATCTTTTCCCAGACCAACATATTTTCCATTTACCCAACAGAAGAAAAATGAATTTACGGCACCGAAGTGGAGGATAACATCTCTTTCTTTCCAGTTGTCGGGAAGCGTAAAGTTGCGGCGATAGGAACCGATAGGATTATTGTTTTCCGGCGGGTATGGCGGGTTTACGGGGATCGGATATTCTACATCTGTAAAAATAAAGCGATCAAAGCCTTCTGTTTGCCAGTGTGCAGGCACCTTAATATCTTTCCAGTTGCTCACGTCATAGTTATCCGCAAAAAATTGTTGCGGTCGTGCTGCCGGCGCGGAGTCCAGGCGAAATTTCCACACACCGTCGAGTGAAAGCATAAATGGTGTGGGTGCATTTTGTAATGCAGCGTTTTCACTCACTGCGGGAATAAACCAGGCATGAGGTGCCAGGGCATTTTCGGTCTGTACCTTCGGGTCCGACCATGGTTGCGGGTTTTGCTGAGCACTTGCGTTAAAAAACAACAAGAGGGCCATTATCCATCCAAAACTATATTTCTTCATCTCTGTAACCGTGCTTTTGAAAAAATATTGCCGGCAGGCAATCACCTGCCGGCAAAGATTTTAATACAAATTGTTTTGCTTCAGGAGCGGATTGGTATTGATTTCTTTCAGTGGTATAGGATAGCGGATATGCTTCTCTTCTACGTAG
Protein-coding sequences here:
- a CDS encoding glycoside hydrolase family 2 TIM barrel-domain containing protein, whose translation is MKKYSFGWIMALLLFFNASAQQNPQPWSDPKVQTENALAPHAWFIPAVSENAALQNAPTPFMLSLDGVWKFRLDSAPAARPQQFFADNYDVSNWKDIKVPAHWQTEGFDRFIFTDVEYPIPVNPPYPPENNNPIGSYRRNFTLPDNWKERDVILHFGAVNSFFFCWVNGKYVGLGKDSKTATEFDITHFLRKGQNTVSVQVFRFSDATYLEGQDMWKLSGIERSVQLIARPKTAVQDFFVNAGLDNTFTNGTLSLDVAFNTAAKGGYVQAKLLDDKNSVVWKQQQALSGNNKYHFSAAVGKVKSWNAENPYLYNLLISYYDKNGKLVEVINHRTGFRTVEIRNGLLLVNGAAVKIKGVNRHEHNMYTGKVINREGMLADIKLMKQYNINAVRSSHYPNSPEWYALCDEYGLYIVDEANIECDGMSFSPLKTLSDKPEWKDAYLHRTRRMFETDKNHCSIITWSLGNESEFGENFIATYRYLKAQDSTRPVQYEAAGRNEYTDIVCPMYKSPSFMLEYVKRWNNRPFIQCEYAHMMGNGGGNLKEYWDLIYRHQQLQGGFIWDFSDQTFKKKDKNGRDIWAYGRDMGQVGLTSDTSYCADGLFAADRTPHPQAYELKKVIQPATFETVPLSPDQVVITNRLDFTNLDQYTFSWYIRSNGETIAKGPLEAGSIAPHASRHIALSLPVLKAKPGTEYFLTIEMRSKNETAAVPAGHLLAWEQFELPASIYETANAPVTQKISIFRNADQVKVSGDDFELAFENNTGWLTAYSWKKQAIMQSPLEPHFWRAPTDNDIGNSQQIRCAVWKDVLHTAHLDSMSVTQDDPYTATVRTWHSFPAVKAVYSAVYTISGDGAVQVKVAMKTGKETIPELPRFGMRVILRGEYDNVAWLGRGPFDNYADRHTAAAVDLYRMKADQLFHPYPRAQESGYRTGVRWMSLTNAQGIGLTAKGEPQLSAGVLHFNMDRMEFDRDAAENNHGGSMTNEDLVWWNIDYKQSGVGGDNSWGATPHAEFMLPYQDYSYSFILRPATK